DNA from Rhizobacter sp. J219:
CGGCGAGAACGAGCGGCTCGGCCGCCACACGCTGCTCGACAAGGCGCGCCGCGAAGGCATGCGCGCGATGGCCGACGAATGGGCCCGCGGCATGGTGCACGAGAGCCGCATCGGCGGCCCGGTCTTCGCGGCCATCCTCGACATGTTCGAGCGCAGCACGCCCGAGGTGTTTGGGGCGCAGATCAAGGCGCTGCTCGATCGGCCCGATGCCGACCCGCTGCTGCCCACCATCACCTGCCCGACGCTCGTGCTGTGCGGGCGCGACGACGCCTGGAGCCCGCCCGCGCGCCACGAACACCTGCAGGCGCGCATCGCCGGTTCGCGGCTGGTGGTCGTCGAGCGCTGCGGCCACATGAGCACGATGGAGCAGCCCGAGGCGGTGACGCAGGCCTTCGCGCGCTGGCTCAGCGCCGACTGAGCGCGACACGCCCAGCCCGCTCGGCGTGGGCTTTTGGGGTGGGATCGCCACAGAGTCGTCGGCGTTTTCCCGTAGCTGAATCCTTTCATCGGACCGGCGCCGACCCTGGTCGCAAGAAGCTTCAAGGACGAATCGCACGCGAGTGCAATATTCCGCGCCACCCTGAACCCGTCAGGGCAACGAGGGCGCAGATGGATGGCGCCCACCATGACAAGGAGACAGAGATGGTTTCGCGCTTCATCCGGGCCGCCGCCCTCACCGCCGCCACCGCCCTGCTGGGCACCGCCGCCTGGGCCGGTGACTTCACCGCCACCTATTCCGCGGGCCTCAGCAGCTACCGCATCAAAGGCACGGAGCCCGCGTCGGGCAAGCACCCCGTGTTCATCTACACCGTGGGCACCACCGAGGACTACGACAACGCCCAGGCGATGGGTGCGGTCGCCGAGATGGCCGCCAAGGGCTTCGTCGCCGCCGCCGTGCAATACGACAGCAGCCTCTTCGGCACCTGCTCGCAGATCCTGTCGAAAGCGCGCTACATCTACAACAGCGGCTCCAGCAGCAGCGCCATCTCGCGGCTGTGCTCGCGTGCCACCGCCGACTGCAGCAAGGGCGTGGTCGTGGCCGGCTTCAGCCAGGGCTCGGTGATCGCGATCAACGCGCGCAACTACGACAGCCGCGTGCGCGCCGCCTACGGCATGGGGTCGCACAACCTGTACACCACCTACGTGATGAACTCGTGCATGAACGCCGGCCGCTACACGCTGAACAAGAACAACGTGCGCATCGTCAACGGCCAGAGCGACATCTTCCCCGGCGGCACCGCGACCACCGTACGGTCGTCGTCGGAAGCCGTTGCCGGCAAGAGCTGCGGTTCGCTCGCCTACGAGTGCCTGAACACCAACGGCAGCGGCTGGATCATGATCCGCGACAGCGCCGTGGGCGACGGCTCGGCCGACCACTGCTACCAGCGCGTCGGAGGCTGCGTGGGCCTGCAGAGCACGACCGACAGCACCTGGCGCAACGGCTCCACCAACTGGGGCCTGAAGGCCAACCTGAACTGGCTCAACGGCTTCGTGACGCACTGAGCCCGACCCACCCGTCGTGACGCGCGCTGCGGCCTCGCCTGGGGCCGCAGCGCCGGCACGTCTTGATCCCCACCCACCACGAGAAAGGTCCGCCGATGGCCGCCTTCTCCACCCCGTTCTGGGCGGCCGTCGCCAGCGTCGCGGCGCTCGCCGCCGGTGTGTCGTACCTGGCGCACCCGTCCGACGAAGGCCACGACCCCGTCCATTCGCTGGGCGCTCCGCCCGACCGCAGCGCGCGCCTGGCCGACGTGATGCTGCCCGCCGAGGCGGACGACACCGCGGCCACACCACCGCCCGCCCTGCGCGCCGGCAGCCCGTTCACCGTCGACGCGCTCGGGCGCCTGGTCGTCAGCGCCAAGACCCTGCCGGTGCTCGACAGCTGGCTGGCACTCGTGGCCCGCGGCCAGCCGCTTGCACCGCTCGAACCGCGCCTGCGCGCCGAACTGCCGCCGCTGGCCGCCGAGCGGGCCTGGCCGCTGCTGCAGCGCTACGCCGCCTACCGCGAGGCCGAGCGCGAGATGCTGCGCGAGCTGAAGGCACACGGCGCCGTGCCGCCACGCGAGCTGCTCGACAAGACCATGGCGCTGCGCCGCCGTCATTTCGACACAGTGACGGTGCAAAAATCTTCGGCGTGCAGGAAGCGCGTGCGCTCTATGCGAGCGAAGTGGCGCGCATCTTTGCCGACACCAGCCTCACCGAGACGCAGCAGGCGCAGCGCCTGTTCGCCCTGCGCATGGGCCTGCCACCCGAAGTGGCCGCGCAGGAGTTCGCCGGCACCGAGTTCTCGGTCGCGATGGAGCGCATCGCCGCGCAGATGCGCGACGAGGGCGAGAGCGACGACGAGGTGGTGTTTCGCCGCCGGCAGTTCGTCGACGTCGAGGGCGCGAAGTCGCCGGTCGAACTCGAGCGCGAGCAGCTCGACACCCGTCGCCAGGCCTGGTCGCTGCGCCACCCCGCCTTCGTGCGCCAGCGCGACGCGCTCTTTGCGGCCCACCCGTTCGACAGCCCCGAGCGCGCGGCCCTGCTCGACGAGCTGCTGCAGCAGCACTTCCAGGGCGAGCAGCTCCACGAAGCCCGCAGCCTGGGCCTGCACTGAGGCGCCCTCGTTCCGTTCACCGCTTTCCCGTTCGACACCCACCAGGAGACAACCAGATGAAGACCTTCGGAAAACGCCTGCTGCAACTCGGCCTCGCCGTGTGTGCCACGTCGCTGAGCGTCAGCGCCTTCGCGCAGAGTTCGTTCACGACCACCTACCGCGGCGGCACCACCAGCCTGTGCGGCAGCACCTACACCGTCAAAGGCTACGAGCCCAGCGCCACGGGCAAGTACCCGGTGTACGTGCACATCGTCGGCACCGGCGAGACCTACGACGGCGAACTCGCGATGACGCAGGTGCAGGCGATGGCCAACAAGGGCTTCGTCGCCGCCACGGTGGAGTACTCGAACGGCAGCTTCGGCTCCTGCTCCAGCATCGGCACCAAGGCGCGCTGCATCTTCAACAGCGGCAGCAGCAACAGCGCGATCGCCAAGCTGTGCGCGCGCAGCAAGGCCGACTGCTCCAAGGGCGTGGTCACCGGCGGCCTGAGCCAGGGTTCGATCATCTCGGTGCTGGCGAAGAACTACGACAGCCGCGTGCGCGCCTCGTACGGCCAGGGCGCCGGCACCAACTACTCGATCTACAACCTCAGCTCGTGCATGAACAACGGCGGCCACACCCAGGCGGCCGACCGCATCCGCCTCGTCAACGGCGAGTCCGACACCTTCGTCGGCCCGACCGCGAGCAACGTGCGCACTGCCAACCAGGCGATCACCGGCCTCTCGTGCGGCAGCAGCGCGTACTCGTGCTTCCGCAGCAACGGCAGCGGCTGGTACATCGTGCGCGGCAGCGAAGTGCAAGACGGCTCGGCCGACCACTGCTACATGATGGTCGGCGGCTGCACCACGCCAAGCGGCATCGACAGCGGCTTCCGCACCGGCAGCGCCGCCTGGCAGATGAACGCCAACCAGAACTGGCTGAAGAGCTTCGTCACGCCCTGACACCTCCGTGGCCTCGCCCTACCTCGTGTGGGGCGGGCCGTCCGCAGCGGTGAGGTGTCTGCCAGAATTTTCGGCATGCACGCCTCACCGCTCGGCGCTCCCATCTCCCTCCGGCTGACCCAGGCCGCGACGGCCTTCCTGCTGGCACTGCTCGCCGCCTGCAGCTCCACCCCCACCCGGGATGGCCCCGAGGCCAAGCCGCCCAGCGGGCTCGACAAGACACCCGATGCGCAGCCCCGGGTCGAGCCCATCCGCAGCGGCGGCCCCAACAAGCCCTACACGGTGAACGGGCGCAGCTACACGCCGGTCACGACCGACAAGCCGATGGCCGAGAAGGGCCTCGCGTCCTGGTATGGCCGCAAGTTCCACGGCCGGCCCACGGCGAGCGGCGAGCGCTACGACATGTATGCGATGAGCGCGGCGCACAAGACCATGCCGCTGCCGAGCTACGCCCGGGTGCGCAACCCGGCCAACGGGCGCGAGGTGATCGTGCGCGTGAACGACCGAGGCCCCTTCCACGCCGACCGGGTGATCGACCTCAGCTACACCGCCGCGCTGCGCCTGGGCGTGCTGAACGGCGTGGCGCCGGTGGAGGTGGAACGGCTCACGCACGAGCAGATCCGAAGCGGCGCCTGGAAAGCCGACGGCCCGCCCGAGGCGGCGGAGCCGGTCGCCACGGCCCGCACCGATGGCAGCGACCGCGCCGAGCCGGTCGCCCCGGGCTTCTGGGTGCAGCTGGGCGCCTTCCGCCAGCGCGACGGGGCCGAACAGTTCCAGCGCCAAGTGGCCGGCGAACTGGACTGGCTGTCGCCTCGCCTGGCGGTCATCGGCGAGCCGCAGCTCTTCCGCCTGCAGGCCGGGCCTTATGGCTCACGCGGCGAAGCCACCGATGCGGCCGCGCGCATCCGCGAGGCCCTGAAGCTCGTGCCGGTGGTCGTGGAACGCCGCTGACCTGCGGCGCGGCGCGCTTCCGTGCCCGGGGTGGCATTCACCCCCACACCCCACAAAACTGCACACCCGACGAATATTGGCCAGCGGAAAGATTGCACAACCGGGCAAAAACCTCAGCAAGCCCTCGCAAACCAAGGGCTTTCCCTGTGTTTTCGGCCAGATGTGACAAGAAGTACACGGCCGGAGGAAAAACCCGGAAGCCTAAGTTGGACTACCGTGCAACATTGACTCCACCCTGAACTGTCTCAGGGCAACAAGAGGGCGGAAGCCAGAGACGCCGCCCGGCACCCACCCAATGGAGATCGTCGTATGCACTCTCGTCTGATCCGCACCGCTGCCACCTTCGTCGGGGCCGCCGCCGCCCTTCTCGGCACCGCCACGGCCTGGGCCGGCGACTTCACCAGCTCCTACTCGGCTGGCCTGTCCACCTACTCGATCAAGGGCACCGAGCCCGCCACGGGCAAGCACCCGGTGTTCATCTACACCGTGGGCACGACCGAAAGCTATGACAACGCCCAGGCCATGGGCGCGGTCGCCGAGATGGCCGCCAAGGGCTTCGTCGCCGCCGCCGTGCAGTACGACAGCTCGCTCTTCGGCACCTGCTCGCAGATCCTCTCGAAGGCGCGCTACATCTACAACAGCGGCTCCTCCAGCAGCGCCATCTCCAAGCTGTGCGCCCGCGCCAGCGCCGACTGTTCCAAGGGCATCGTCGTCGCCGGCTTCAGCCAGGGCTCGGTGATCGCCCTCAACGCGAAGAACTACGACAGCCGCGTGCGTGCCGCCTACGGCATGGGCTCGCACACCTCGTACACGACCTACGTGATGAGCTCGTGCATGACGCCGGGCGGCTACACGATCTCGAAGGACAACGTGCGCGTCGTCAACGGCCAGAGCGACAGCTTCCCGGTCAACAGCGTGCGCTCGTCGTCCGAGTCGGTCGCCGGCCGCAGCTGCGGCTCGCTCGCCTACGAGTGCCTGGCCACCAACGGCAGCGGCTGGATCATGATCCGCGACAGCGCCGTGGGCGACGGCTCGGCCGATCATTGCTACCAGCGCGTCGGCGGCTGCCTGGGCCTGCAGAGCACGACCGACAGCACCTGGCGCAACGGTTCGACCAACTGGGGCCTGAAAGCCAACCTCACCTGGCTCAACGGTTTCGTGACGCACTGAGTCGCCTCGTGACAACGGGCATGCGCCGCAGGGTGCATGCCCGCCGCGAAGCACCCCCGCGAAAGGGCTGACCCATGGCTGCTTTCTCCACCCCGTTCTGGATGGCCACCGCCGGCATCGTCGCCGTCGCGGCGGGCACCGCCTACCTGGCGCGCGCTGACGCGGGCGGGCGCCTGGACAGCTCGGCGCAGGCGCTGGCCCTGCACGAGGGCGCGCGCTACATGCGCCCCGACGCCCCGATCGCCGACGACGACCTCACGCCCAAAGCGCCCACCGACAGCGGCACCGGCGCGGCGCGCGAAGGCCAGCCCTTCACCATCGACACGCTGGGCCGCCTGGTGGTGACCCACAAGACCCTGGCGGTGCTCGACAGCTGGCTGCCGGCCGCCGGCCAGGCGCTCGCGCCGAGCGAGGCGCGCCTGCATGCCAACCTGCCGCCGTTGGCTGCCGAGCGCGCCTGGCGCCTGCTGCGCAGCCACGCGGCCTACCGCGCCGCCGAACGCGAGCTGCTGCAGCAGCTGAAAGCGGCCGGCCCGATCCAGCCGCGCGAGCTGCTCGACCGCAGCATGGCGCTGCGCCGCCGCCACTTCGACTCGGTCTCGGTGCAGGAAGCTCTTCGCCGTGCCCGAAGCCCGCGCGCTCTACGCGTCGGAGGTGGCGCAGATCCTCGCCGACCCACGGCTCAGCGAAGCTCAGCAGGCGCAGCGCCTGATGGCCTTGCGCATGAGCCTGCCGCCCGAGGTGGCGGCGCAGGAGTTCGGCGGCTCGGAGTTTTCGTTTGCGCTGGAAAAGCAGGTCGCGCGCATGCGCGAGCAAGGCGAGAGCGACGCCGAGGTGCTGTACCTGCGCAAGCAGTTCGTCGACGTCGAAGGTGCGCGATCGGTGATCGAGATCGAGCGCGAACAGGCCGAGGTGCAGAAGCAGGCCTGGGAGCTGCGCCACCCCGGCTTCGTGCGCGAACGCAACGCCCTGCTCGCCGCCGAGATCGAGGTGGTCGACAAACAGCAGCGGCTCGAAGCCCTGCTGCGCCAGCACTTCCAGCCCGACGAGATCGGCGCCGCCCGACTCCACAGCGGGCTCTGAGTTTTTCGCCCCAACCGGAACTGGCCTCAGCGCCCGCCCGACACGTCGACCAGCGTGCCGGTGGTGTAGCTGGCCTCGTCGGACAGCAGCCACACGATCGCGCGGGCGATCTCGTCGGCGCGACCCACCCGCTGCATCGGGATCATGTGCATCGACTGCTGGGCCCGATCGGGCATGCCGCCGGAGGCGTGGATCTCGGTGTCGATGATGCCGGGGCGCACGCCATTCACCCGCACGCCCTCGGTCGCCACCTCGCGCGCCAGGCCGACGGTGAAGGTGTCGATCGCCCCCTTGCTCGCCGCGTAGTCGACATACAGGCCGGGCGAGCCCAGCTTGGCCGCCACCGACGAGACGTTGACGATGGCCCCGCCCGCGCCGCCGTGGCGGGTGGACATGCGGCGCACCGCCTCGCGGGCGCAGACCATGCTGCCGATGACGTTGATGCCGAACATGCGCTGCAGGCGCGCCACGCTCATCTCGTCGACGCGCGACTGCAGGTCGACCACGCCGGCGTTGTTGACCAGGCCGACGAGCGGCGGCAGCTCGGCGTCGACGCGGGCGAACATGGCCAGCACCTGCGCCTCGTCGGCCACATCGGCCTGTACCGCGAGGGCCTGGCCGCCGGCCTGGCGGATGGCGGCGCACACCGCGTCGGCGGCGGCCGCATCGCGGGCGTAGTTGACGGCGACCACATGGCCGGCCGCGGCGCACAGGCGCGCGGTGGCCGCGCCGATGCCGCGGCTGGCGCCGGTCACGAGCACGGTGCGGGGGTCACTCTTCGGCATCGTTCTTCCTCGCCTTCGCATCGAGCCGCGTCTGCAGGTCGGCCACGCCCTGCATGAACTGCGGCACCTCCACCGGCTTGGCCACCCGCAGCGCGGGCGGGAACAGGTGGTTCATGTAGAGCTCGCTGCCCAGGCGGTCGGTCGCCTGCACGTTGAACCACAGGCTCAAGCCCAGGCCGGTGAGCGCACTGCCGAGCGCGAAGCCGAGCGTGCGCCGCGGGTGTTGCGGCTCCACCGCCTGCAGGTGGAAGTACAGCATCGCCCCGAGGATGGCGTAGGCCGGCACGAAGTTGAAGTCGGTGAGCCAGGGCCACGAGAAGGCGAAGGCGAGCAGCGCCGTGCCGGCCATCAGCGCCTCCCAGGCCAGCACCGCCAGCAGCATCACCCGCAGGTGCCAGCCGAAGTGGCCCTGGTGGGTGAAGACCTTGGACAGGAGCGTCCACACGCCGGCCCAGCCGAAGCCGATGGCCAGTGCCGAGATCGCAAACGAGGCGAGCGAGCGGGTCAGCAGGTCGGGCTCGCTCTCCAGCCAGGTGTTGAAGCCCAGCACCAGTGCCGAGGCGAGCGCGAGCAGCAGCAGCGTGGGCAGGCCCTGCGTGAGCACCCGCGCGGCGCCCAGCACCTGCTCGGGCGCGAGCACCTGCGTGGCCAGCCGCAGACGCAGCTGCGTGCGGCCGAGCTGCAGCGACACCGGCTTGTCGTGCGGGCCGGCGGGCAGGGCCAGCTGCTGGCCCGCGGTCAGCACACGGCCGTCGCACTGCAGGCCGTTCACGCTCTCCCCCACCGTCAGCGCGAGCTGGCCGTTTTCATCGCGAGCGATGCGCAGGTGCTGCGGCGCGGTGTAGGGGTCGTCGAGCACCAGGTCGTTGTCGAACGCGCGCCCCACGCGCAGCGGCCAGGCCCCCACCTTCAGGCTCTGGCGCACGACGCCGTCGCGGTCGAGCACCTCCAGCACGGCCAGCGTCGAGCCCGCGGCCACCGTCATTTCACCCATGCGTAGGCCTCGATGTAGTGCTGCGCGAGCTTCATCGCGCTGGCATAGCTCACGCCCTGGGCGTCGAAGCGGCCTTGCACGCCGGCCTGCGGCTGGTCGAGCGTGGCCACGAGCACCGCCACGTCATACAGCTTGGGCAGCTTCTTGTAGGCGCGCAGGCAGACCACCGTGCGCAGCGCCAGGCCCTTGCGGTCGACGTAGCCCTCGTGGCACTGCGGCTTGGTCTGGTGCTGCGGGCCGAGGCGGCCGAAGCCTTCGTTGCGGAAGCTCGCGGCGTATTGCTTGGCGAAGCGCATCGTGCCGAGCCGGCTGCCGTCGTAGGCCTCGTGCCGCGTGGCAATGGTGCCGGTGTTGAACTCGCCGACGAAGATGCGCGTGTCCATCACGCAATCGGAGCGCTCGAAGTCGAGCCCGCCGGTGCGCGAGGGTTCGCTGCTGCCCCAGCAGCGCATGAAACGGTCGGGCGGCACCGGCACGCTGTAGCGCGGGTGCGTGCCCGGCTTCCAGCCTTGGGCGATGAAGCGTTCGGTCAGCACGTCCTGGTGCGCCGCCAGCTGCGCCGAGACGATGGGCCAGGCGTTGCCCTTGAGCGGCTCGGCGTCGCGCCCGCGCGCCAGCAGCGCGCTGGCAAACGAGGCCGGCACCAGAAAGCTCACCTGCTCGCCGTCGACCCGCCGCGCGACGTTGATGCCGATCACCCGCCCGGCCTGGTCGAGCGCCGGGCCGCCGCTCATGCCGCCGCTCAGTGAGCCAGCAAAGAAGATCTGCGGGTAGAAGCTGCGCTCGACCAGCCCGTTGTAGTTGCCCTCGATCACCGCGAAGCCCACGTCGAGCGGGTTGCCGAGCGAGTACATGCGCTCGCCCTGGGCGAGCTTGTCGGTGTCGGGGCGGAAGGTGAGCGCATCGAAGCCACTCGCCTTCTTCGGGTCCTGCACCTTGAGCAGCGCCAGGTCGTGCAGCACGTCGAGCATCAGGATCTGCGCCGGCGTCTCGCGGCCGTCGGCCGTCACCAGCACCAGCTCGTGCCGCTCGGGCTTGAGCGCGGCCTCGCTGACGACATGGAAATTGGTGATCAGGTGGCCGTCGCGGCTGACGATGAAGCCCGAGCCCACCGAGGTCTGGCTCGCCTGGCCCTTGAGCACGGTGCGGATCTGCACCAGCTGCGAGCGCGCCTGCTCATAGACCTTGCGCGCCGAAAGCGACACGGGCGCCGACGCGGCGGGGTCGGCGGCAGGGGCCACCACGGGCACCGGCGGCGGCGGTGCGGCCCACGCTGCGGCACCGGCACAGGCCAGCGCGAGCAGCGCGGCCAGGCGCTGGAGTTGGACTCGCATCGCGAAGGATTCTACGGATGCACGCCCATCGGCACGCTTGGTACAAGTGGCCCGGGAACCAGGAGACCCATGTCATGCAACGACGCACCTTCGCGCTGGCCGCACTCGCGCTGCCGGCCCTCGCCCACGGCCAGGCCACCACGCCCGAAAAGCCTCAGCTCAGCATCGCGGTGGGCGGCAAGAACCTGCTCTATTACCTGCCGCTCACCATCGCCGAGAGCCTGGGCTACTTCAAGGCCGAGGGGCTCGACGTCACCGTCGTCGACTTCGCCGGCGGCTCGCGTGCCCTGCAGGCGGTGATCGGCGGCAGCGCCGACGTCGTCTCCGGTGCCTTCGAGCACACGATCAACATGCAGGCCAAGGGCCAGAAGCTGCGCGCCTTCGTGCTGCAGGGCCGCGCGCCGCAGATCGTGCTGGGCGTGAACCCGAAGACGATGCCGGGCTTCAAGACCGTGGCCGACCTGAAGGGCAAGAAGATCGGCGTCACCGCGCCGGGCTCCAGCACCAACGTGATGGTGAACTTCGTGCTCGCCAAGGCCGGGCTGAAGCCAGGCGACGTGTCCATCATCGGCGTGGGGGCGGCCAACGGCGCCGTGGCCGCGATGCGCTCGGGCCAGATCGACGCCCTTTCCAACCTCGACCCGGTGATCACGCTCCTGCAGCGCAGCGGCGACCTGAAGATCGTGTCAGACACACGCGTGGTCGCCGAGGCCGACCGGGTGTTCGGCGGGCCGATGCCGGCCGGCTGCCTGTACGCGCCGCAGGCCTTCATCGACAAGCATCCGCGCACCGTGCAGGCGCTGACGAATGCGATCGTGCGCGCCGACAAATGGATCCAGTCCGCCGGGCCGAGCGAAATCGTGAAGGCCGTACCCGAGAGCTACCTGCTCGGCGACCGCGCGGTCTACATCGACGCCTTCCTCGCCAGCAAGGGCGCGCTCTCGCCCGACGGCATGGTGCCGGACGCCGGCGCGACCACGGCACTGCGTGCGCTGCTCAGCGTGGACGAAAGCCTGAAGAGCGTGGCCTTCGACCTGGGCGCGGTCTACACCAACGACTTCGCGAAGAAGGCCAACGCGAAATACCCCAAGGGATGAGCACGCCCGCGCTGTCGCTTGAAGGGGTGGGCTGCACCTTCGTCTCGCGCGACGACGCTTCGCAGCGCTACACCGCCGTGAAGGACGTGTCGCTCACCGTCGGCGCCGGCGAGTTCGTCTCGGTGGTCGGGCCCACCGGCTGCGGCAAGAGCACGCTGCTCAACGTGGCCGCAGGCCTGCTGGCGCCGAGCACGGGCACGGTACGCGTGTTCGGCGAGCCGCTCGCGGGCCTCAACCGCCGCGCGGGCTACATGTTCCAGACCGAATCGCTGATGCCCTGGCGCACCGCACGGGCCAACGTGATGGCGGGGCTCGAATTCCGCGGCGTGGCCGATGCGCGGGCGCAGGCCGACGAGTGGCTGAAGCGCGTCGGGCTCGGCGGCTTCGGCGACCGGTATCCGCACCAGCTCTCGGGCGGCATGAGGAAGCGCGTGAGCCTTGCACAAACGCTCGTGGTCGACCCCGACATCATCCTGATGGACGAGCCCTTCTCGGCGCTCGACGTCCAGACGCGCCAGCTCATGGAGAACGAGGTGCTCGCGCTGTGGGCTGCCAAGAAGAAGGCCGTGTTGTTCATCACGCACGACCTCGATGAAGCCATCGCCATGAGCGACCGGGTCGTCGTGCTGAGCGCCGGCCCGGCGTCGCACCCGATCGGTGAGTTCCACATCGACCTGCCGCGTCCGCGCGACGTGGCCGAGGTGCGCGTGACGCCGCGCTTCGTCGAGCTGCACCAGGCCATCTGGTCGGTGCTGCGCGACGAGGTGTTGAAGGGCTACCGGCAGCAGCTGGCCGCATGAAAAACACCCTCGCGCTGCGCCTCGCCCAGCTCGCCCTGCTGGTGGCGGTGTTCGTGCTGTGGCACCTGCTCACCACGCCCGGGCTCCTGCCACCCTTCCTCTTCGCCGACGACCGCCAGGCGGCCTTCTTCTTCGGCGAGCCGGTGAAGATCTTCGCCCGCATCTGGAGCTGGTTCGTCGTCAACGCCGACATCTACCAGCACCTCGGCGTGACGCTGCTGGAGACGGTGCTCGCCTTCGGCATCGGCACCGTGCTCGGCCTCGCCTGCGGCATGTGGCTGGCGCTGAGCCCGCTCGCCGCCGCCATCTGCGACCCCTACATCAAGGCGCTGAACTCGATGCCGCGCGTGATCCTCGCGCCGATCTTCGCGGTGTGGTTCGGGCTCGGCGTCGCGAGCAAGGTGGCGCTCGGCGTCACGCTGGTCTTCTTCATCGTCTTCTTCAACGTCTACCAGGGCGTGAAGGAGGTGAGCCCGGTCGTGCTCGCCAACGCACGCATGCTGGGCGCGAGCCAGCGCCAGCTGCTGCGCCACGTGTACCTGCCGAGTGCGACGAGCTGGGTCTTCAGCTCGCTGCATACGAGCGTGGGTCTTGCCTTCGTGGGCGCAGTGGTGGGCGAGTACCTCGGCTCGGCGCGCGGCGTGGGCTACCTGATCCTGCAGGCCGAGGGCGCCTTCGACATCAACACGGTGATGGCGGGCATCCTCGTGCTGACCGCGTTTGCGCTGCTGCTGGAC
Protein-coding regions in this window:
- a CDS encoding alpha/beta fold hydrolase is translated as MSVAVPLVLLPGLLCDRAVWAPQIEGLRHLAECHVAHYGLLDSLGAMARHVLDTVPAERFALAGHSMGGRVAFEVWRQAPGRVTHLALLDTSYHPLAPGEAGENERLGRHTLLDKARREGMRAMADEWARGMVHESRIGGPVFAAILDMFERSTPEVFGAQIKALLDRPDADPLLPTITCPTLVLCGRDDAWSPPARHEHLQARIAGSRLVVVERCGHMSTMEQPEAVTQAFARWLSAD
- a CDS encoding lipase chaperone, translated to MTRAAASPGAAAPARLDPHPPRERSADGRLLHPVLGGRRQRRGARRRCVVPGAPVRRRPRPRPFAGRSARPQRAPGRRDAARRGGRHRGHTTARPARRQPVHRRRARAPGRQRQDPAGARQLAGTRGPRPAACTARTAPARRTAAAGRRAGLAAAAALRRLPRGRARDAARAEGTRRRAATRAARQDHGAAPPSFRHSDGAKIFGVQEARALYASEVARIFADTSLTETQQAQRLFALRMGLPPEVAAQEFAGTEFSVAMERIAAQMRDEGESDDEVVFRRRQFVDVEGAKSPVELEREQLDTRRQAWSLRHPAFVRQRDALFAAHPFDSPERAALLDELLQQHFQGEQLHEARSLGLH
- a CDS encoding septal ring lytic transglycosylase RlpA family protein; translated protein: MHASPLGAPISLRLTQAATAFLLALLAACSSTPTRDGPEAKPPSGLDKTPDAQPRVEPIRSGGPNKPYTVNGRSYTPVTTDKPMAEKGLASWYGRKFHGRPTASGERYDMYAMSAAHKTMPLPSYARVRNPANGREVIVRVNDRGPFHADRVIDLSYTAALRLGVLNGVAPVEVERLTHEQIRSGAWKADGPPEAAEPVATARTDGSDRAEPVAPGFWVQLGAFRQRDGAEQFQRQVAGELDWLSPRLAVIGEPQLFRLQAGPYGSRGEATDAAARIREALKLVPVVVERR
- a CDS encoding SDR family oxidoreductase; translated protein: MPKSDPRTVLVTGASRGIGAATARLCAAAGHVVAVNYARDAAAADAVCAAIRQAGGQALAVQADVADEAQVLAMFARVDAELPPLVGLVNNAGVVDLQSRVDEMSVARLQRMFGINVIGSMVCAREAVRRMSTRHGGAGGAIVNVSSVAAKLGSPGLYVDYAASKGAIDTFTVGLAREVATEGVRVNGVRPGIIDTEIHASGGMPDRAQQSMHMIPMQRVGRADEIARAIVWLLSDEASYTTGTLVDVSGGR
- a CDS encoding FHA domain-containing protein translates to MGEMTVAAGSTLAVLEVLDRDGVVRQSLKVGAWPLRVGRAFDNDLVLDDPYTAPQHLRIARDENGQLALTVGESVNGLQCDGRVLTAGQQLALPAGPHDKPVSLQLGRTQLRLRLATQVLAPEQVLGAARVLTQGLPTLLLLALASALVLGFNTWLESEPDLLTRSLASFAISALAIGFGWAGVWTLLSKVFTHQGHFGWHLRVMLLAVLAWEALMAGTALLAFAFSWPWLTDFNFVPAYAILGAMLYFHLQAVEPQHPRRTLGFALGSALTGLGLSLWFNVQATDRLGSELYMNHLFPPALRVAKPVEVPQFMQGVADLQTRLDAKARKNDAEE
- a CDS encoding S1C family serine protease; its protein translation is MRVQLQRLAALLALACAGAAAWAAPPPPVPVVAPAADPAASAPVSLSARKVYEQARSQLVQIRTVLKGQASQTSVGSGFIVSRDGHLITNFHVVSEAALKPERHELVLVTADGRETPAQILMLDVLHDLALLKVQDPKKASGFDALTFRPDTDKLAQGERMYSLGNPLDVGFAVIEGNYNGLVERSFYPQIFFAGSLSGGMSGGPALDQAGRVIGINVARRVDGEQVSFLVPASFASALLARGRDAEPLKGNAWPIVSAQLAAHQDVLTERFIAQGWKPGTHPRYSVPVPPDRFMRCWGSSEPSRTGGLDFERSDCVMDTRIFVGEFNTGTIATRHEAYDGSRLGTMRFAKQYAASFRNEGFGRLGPQHQTKPQCHEGYVDRKGLALRTVVCLRAYKKLPKLYDVAVLVATLDQPQAGVQGRFDAQGVSYASAMKLAQHYIEAYAWVK
- a CDS encoding ABC transporter substrate-binding protein; protein product: MQRRTFALAALALPALAHGQATTPEKPQLSIAVGGKNLLYYLPLTIAESLGYFKAEGLDVTVVDFAGGSRALQAVIGGSADVVSGAFEHTINMQAKGQKLRAFVLQGRAPQIVLGVNPKTMPGFKTVADLKGKKIGVTAPGSSTNVMVNFVLAKAGLKPGDVSIIGVGAANGAVAAMRSGQIDALSNLDPVITLLQRSGDLKIVSDTRVVAEADRVFGGPMPAGCLYAPQAFIDKHPRTVQALTNAIVRADKWIQSAGPSEIVKAVPESYLLGDRAVYIDAFLASKGALSPDGMVPDAGATTALRALLSVDESLKSVAFDLGAVYTNDFAKKANAKYPKG
- a CDS encoding ABC transporter ATP-binding protein translates to MSTPALSLEGVGCTFVSRDDASQRYTAVKDVSLTVGAGEFVSVVGPTGCGKSTLLNVAAGLLAPSTGTVRVFGEPLAGLNRRAGYMFQTESLMPWRTARANVMAGLEFRGVADARAQADEWLKRVGLGGFGDRYPHQLSGGMRKRVSLAQTLVVDPDIILMDEPFSALDVQTRQLMENEVLALWAAKKKAVLFITHDLDEAIAMSDRVVVLSAGPASHPIGEFHIDLPRPRDVAEVRVTPRFVELHQAIWSVLRDEVLKGYRQQLAA
- a CDS encoding ABC transporter permease, with translation MKNTLALRLAQLALLVAVFVLWHLLTTPGLLPPFLFADDRQAAFFFGEPVKIFARIWSWFVVNADIYQHLGVTLLETVLAFGIGTVLGLACGMWLALSPLAAAICDPYIKALNSMPRVILAPIFAVWFGLGVASKVALGVTLVFFIVFFNVYQGVKEVSPVVLANARMLGASQRQLLRHVYLPSATSWVFSSLHTSVGLAFVGAVVGEYLGSARGVGYLILQAEGAFDINTVMAGILVLTAFALLLDMLVGQVERRLMKWQPKSGETEKL